From the genome of Eucalyptus grandis isolate ANBG69807.140 chromosome 2, ASM1654582v1, whole genome shotgun sequence, one region includes:
- the LOC104420204 gene encoding LOW QUALITY PROTEIN: flavin-containing monooxygenase FMO GS-OX-like 9 (The sequence of the model RefSeq protein was modified relative to this genomic sequence to represent the inferred CDS: inserted 1 base in 1 codon): protein MVSDKPGIRSKHVCVIGAGPSGLVVARELRKEGHSVVVLEQNHDIGGQWLYEPDVEGEDPLGRDPFLKVHSSMYESLRLLSAREIMGFSDFPFLVKRDRDMRRFPGHREVLLYLQDFVEWFGLRELIRFNIRVEHVGMVDYGEFGKDLRWVVKSKEIITKSDDDDEKMVEEVYDAVVVATGHYSHPRMPSIKGMGTWKMKQFHSHIYRVPEPYRNEVVVVVGNSFSGQDISMEIAGVAREVHLSAKSLDITEGLSKVLDKHHNLYLRPQIDSLEEDGTVLFVDGSSVIADTILYCTGYSYSFPFLDTKGIVVVDDDRVGPLYEHTFPPSLAPSLSFVGIPRKIIGFPFFESQAIWIAQLLSGKRTLPPWNEMMQSIKDFYNSTDAAGLPKHNTHDIANFEYCERYGDHVDFPHLEEWRKELCISTLXNLVVNLETFRDSWDEGDEKLLQEAFQSPHFTQLGSQVLTFQSQSERP from the exons ATGGTCTCCGATAAGCCAGGGATCCGATCCAAGCATGTATGCGTGATCGGGGCTGGCCCATCGGGGCTCGTGGTGGCCCGGGAGTTGCGAAAGGAAGGCCACAGCGTCGTGGTCCTGGAGCAAAACCATGACATTGGTGGCCAATGGCTCTACGAGCCAGACGTGGAAGGCGAGGACCCCTTGGGGAGAGACCCATTTCTCAAGGTCCACAGTAGCATGTACGAGTCGCTGCGGCTCTTGTCGGCGAGAGAGATCATGGGCTTCAGCGACTTCCCGTTCTTGGTGAAGAGAGATAGGGACATGAGGAGGTTCCCTGGGCATAGGGAGGTTCTGTTGTATCTTCAAGATTTTGTAGAGTGGTTTGGGTTGAGAGAGTTGATCAGATTCAACATTAGGGTTGAGCATGTAGGGATGGTGGATTATGGGGAGTTCGGGAAAGATTTGAGGTGGGTTGTTAAGAGCAAAGAGATCATCACGAAaagtgacgatgatgatgagaaaatgGTGGAGGAGGTCTATGATGCTGTGGTGGTGGCGACTGGTCATTATTCTCATCCAAGAATGCCTTCCATTAAAG GTATGGGCACATGGAAAATGAAGCAATTTCATAGTCACATTTACAGAGTCCCGGAACCATACCGCAACGAG GTTGTGGTGGTGGTTGGTAATTCGTTTAGCGGTCAGGACATATCGATGGAGATTGCGGGAGTGGCAAGAGAAGTCCATCTCAGTGCCAAATCTCTCGACATCACTGAAGGATTGTCCAAAGTCCTTGACAAGCATCACAATCTCTATCTTCGCCCTCAA ATAGATTCACTTGAAGAAGATGGAACAGTATTGTTCGTCGATGGTTCGTCCGTAATCGCCGACACTATTTTGTACTGCACTGG GTACTCATATTCGTTCCCATTTCTTGACACCAAAGGGATTgtggtggtggatgatgatAGAGTGGGACCTCTCTACGAGCACACCTTCCCTCCTTCCCTTGCTCCTTCTCTATCCTTCGTTGGCATCCCTAGAAAG ATCATAGGCTTTCCTTTCTTCGAGTCGCAAGCCATATGGATTGCTCAACTTCTGTCTGGAAAAAGAACGTTGCCCCCATGGAACGAGATGATGCAGTCGATCAAGGACTTCTACAACTCCACTGATGCCGCTGGTTTGCCGAAGCACAACACTCATGACATAGCAAATTTCGAG TATTGTGAGAGATATGGGGACCATGTGGATTTCCCACATTTGGAAGAATGGAGGAAAGAGCTTTGCATATCGACAC AAAATCTGGTGGTGAACTTGGAGACGTTCCGCGATTCATGGGACGAAGGCGACGAGAAGCTGCTCCAAGAAGCATTTCAGAGCCCTCACTTCACTCAACTTGGATCACAAGTCCTAACATTTCAATCGCAGTCCGAGCGTCCTTGA